DNA from Gemmatimonas sp.:
CCTCCGGGGGGCCCCAATTGGGGCGCCCCCTGCCCCGGGGGGGGGGGGGCTAGGCCCCCCGCGGCACTCGTGGCGGTGCTCCTCGTCGTCGGCACCGTGCTGACGTGGTTTACGCTGCGCGATCGCTCACCCTCGACGGTGCTCGGCGGACCCACGTCGGGCGACTCGGTGCCGCTCGCCGCCACACCGCCCGCCGACACCGGACCGCTCGCCGATAGCGCGCTTGCGGCGCGCGTCGTGGCCCTCGGGGATTTGACGACGCCGCGCACCACGCGCCCGTCGGCGCGCGACAGCCAGCGCACCGCTGCCGCCGCACGCGCCGCCCGGACGCTCGCCGCGCGCACCGCGCGGCTGGAGATCGTCGGGGCCGACTCCGCGCGACTCTATGTCGACAACCGGCTCGTGGGCATCGGACGCTACAGCGGCGACTTCCCGGTCGCCACCAAGCTCGCGGTGCGGGCCGTCATTGCCAACGCGTCGACGTCCTGCATCACCGCCGAGCGCGACACGGTCGTCACGCTCAAGGGCGGCGACCGCGCGAGCGTAAGCCTGCCGGTGCGAGGCTGCGCGGTAGTGAGCTACGACGTGACACCGCGCGATGCTCGCGTCTCCTTCACGCCGCTCGACGGCGGGCCGACGGTCGAACTGCGCGCCGATAGCGCGCGTGCCCTCTCATTGCCCGAAGGACGCTATGAAGTGCGGATCCAGGCTCCGCGTTGCGTGATGGGCACCGACACGCTCTTGGTGGCATACAGGGCCGACGGGAGCCCTATTTCGCGTCGGTTCCCCCTGATCTGCAGCTGACCACCGGCTGAAGCCGGCCACGGTCGGCACCGAAGCGTCGGTCTGCTGCGACACCTGTCGCGTCTCTTGCGACCCGGGGGTCCGGTTCCAATGCTTCTCGCATGACCACGGGCACAGGGGGCGGGATGAGACTGCACGAGATGTTGCCGGTTGAACGAAGTGCCCAGCGATCCCTCACCGCCGCGTGGCAGCGGGTGATGAGCGACGGCGCCCAAGCACTCGAACAGCTCGATACCGTCCGTGCGCCAGTAAAGGCGTCGTAGGCCCGTGCGCTGCAGCGCGGCATTCACCCCTCGCTGCCGCGAGCCCCGCTGCCACTCGACGATCGCTCGTTGGCTGCGCTGCGTGACGATATCGACTGGTTGCCGCATGCTGATCGCGCCGTACGGGCGCACGCCGGTGGTTCGGCGCTCGATGGGCATATCCTCGCGCTGTTCGACGCCAATGCGCGCATGCTCGCCGCGACCGGCGACCCGAACGCCCTCGAAGGATTGGCCGAGATCAATTTTCGGCCGGGCGCGCTCTGGAGTGAGGAAGCCGTCGGTACGAACGGCCCGGGGACCGCGCTCGCGCTCGCGCGTGCCGTGCACATCGTCGGGGCCGAACACTTCTGCGAACGTTGGCATGGCTGGCACTGTGCCGCTGCCCCCATTCGCGATCCGCTCACGCAGGAAGTGCTCGGCGTCCTTGACCTCTCCGGCCTGCGCGAGAGGGCGCATCCCCACACGCTGTCGTTGGCCAGCGCCATCGCCGTGGCGCTCGAGCAGCGGCTCGTGGCCCGCGAATCGGAACGTCGCGTCACCTTGCTCCGCCGATTCGGTGCCCTCGTCGGACAGTACCCCGGAGACGCGATCCTCGTGGTGGATCGCGCCGGGGAAATCATCGCGTCGTCGTCGCCGGCCGAGCGACTGGTTCGTCGTCTGGCGGCATCCGGCCGCGATGCCACCGACGCCTTGCGCCGCATCAGCACTGCATCGGACGTGGACCGGCGCGCGCTGAATGGCACGGCGCGCAAGCGCGGTCGGAATCTGCCGAGCCAGTCGACGGTGCGCGACGCGACGCATCCGCTGCTCGGAGCTACGGCGGCCGTCCATGCCATGCACGATGGACGAACGCCCATCGGCGCCTGCGTCGTGCTGCCGGCCGGCCAAGCGCGCGGCCATCGACCAGAGGCGGCGCGCAATGTTGTCGCTCGCTCACCGAGGGCGGTGGCGAATCCCACGACGCCTTCTGCGGTGGTGACGCCGGTCGTGACCGCGCGCGGCCCGTCGACCGTGCGCTACACGATGGACGCGCTGTTCGGGCGCGCGGCGGTGCTCGACGACGTGCGGCGATTCGCCCGCGCCTGCGCCCGGACCGATTTACCGGTCCTCTTGCTCGGCGAGTCGGGCACGGGCAAAGAAGTGGTCGCCCAAGGCATTCATGCGGCGAGTCCGCGAGCGCACGCGCCGTTCGTTGCTGTGAATTGTGCGGCGTTGCCCCGCGAACTGGTCGAGAGCGAACTGTTTGGCCATGTGGCTGGCGCCTTCTCGGGCGCGCGGCGCGACGGCGCCATTGGCAAGTTCGAAGCGGCCGACGGTGGCACGCTGTTCCTCGACGAAATCGGTGAGCTGCCGCCCGCGGCGCAGGCGTCCTTGTTGCGCGTGTTGCAGGAGGGTGAGATTACGCGCTTGGGCGCGACCGCCGGACGCCGTGTGGACGTGCGTATCATCGCGGCCACCAGCCGCGACATCACGAACGCGATCGCGAGCGGCACCCTGCGCGATGATCTGTATCATCGACTCAATGTGCTCACCATCGCGTTGCCTCCGTTGCGGACGCGACACGGCGACGCCGTGTTGTTGGCCGAGTATTTTCTCGGGCAGACCCGCGGCACGCTTGCCCGGGACTTCTCGCCGCGGGTTCGCACCGCGTTCGAGCGGTATCGGTGGCCCGGCAACGTGCGCGAGCTCGAGAATCTCCTGAAGCGGTTGGCGGCCCTGGCCGAAGGCCCGACGATTACCGAGGAGATCTTGCCGGCTGCACTGCGTGAGGTCGTCGACGCCGCACCACCAGCGGCGGTCGACGTCACCGACGTGTCGGCATTCGACGCCCTCGACGACACGGCGGCCGCGGTCGAATCCCATCGGCAGGCGCTGCGCGCGCGTTACGCCACGCTGATCGCCGGACATGCGACGATGAGCGACGCCGCGAAGTCCATCGGGATCACCCGCAGCACACTCTATCGGCGACTGCAGCGCATCGGTCTCGCGCCCGGTCGAGGCGTGCGCGATTCGTCGTAGGACGACGTGTCAGCGAACCGCGGCGCTCGTCCCCACGCCGACGGCGCTGCCCACGAAGGCGCCGACCCAAAAGAGTCTGGTGCGCCACCACGCTCGGGGCGGCGGCGGCACGAGCAGCACGTGGTCCGTCGTGACGCGCGCCACCTGCGAGGTCACCAGCGCCGTCGCGGTCGTGCTGTCGCGATGGACGATCGTCAGTCGCGCGACCAGCGCGTCGCGATGCACCGGATCGACGGCATACGCGGCGAGTCCGGCCCGCAACCCGCGGCTCTCGAATACGCGAAAGGTCGCAGTGCTGTCATCGACGGCATCGATCTCGTATCGGGCCGCATCGCGCGGAATCCGCGGCAGCACGGGCATGAGTGGTGCCGGCGCCCGTTCGGCTCGATGACACCCACTGCCGGCCACGGTCACCAGCGCCACGAACCCCAACGCCGCGCGACGCACCGCAACCGATGAGTTCATGCGATCACTTCGTGAACAGATTACGCAGATCGTTGAACGTGACGAGCACGATCAAGGCGAGCACCGCCAGTACGCCGACGCGTGCAAAGCCCTCCCGTACACGGGCGCTGAACGCGCTGCCCTTTATGCGTTCGGCGAGCACCATGAGAATCTGTCCGCCGTCGAGGACAGGGATCGGCACGAGATTCAGGATGGCAATGTTGAGGCTCAAGAAAGCGATGAGCGACCAGAGAGTTTCCGGACCGCTCTTCGCGGCCTGCACCGACGTGCGCGCGATCTGAATCGGTCCGCCCAGGTTCTTCGCGGACACCTGTCCCGAGGCGAGGCCGCCCAACACCGACGCGACGCTCTTGGCCATGCGCCACGTCGCATCACCGCCCGCCGTCATCGCGCCGACCAGACTCAGCTTCTCATTCACCGTGGCGGCGCGCACCTGAATGCCGATGCGTCCGACCGTCTTCTTGGCGCCAGTCACGGGATCATCGATCACCGCCGTCTGCGGCGTGAGTTCCTTGGTGAAACGCGACTCGCCGCGCTGGATCTCGACGCTCAGCGTGCCCGACGTGACCGGGGCAACTTCGTCGAGCACCTCATCCCACGCGCGGATCGGATGCCCGTTGATTCCGACAATGCGATCCCCTCCAGTGAGTCCGGCGATCGCCGCCGGCGCGCCCGGGACCACGGAGTCGATCACCGCCGGCACGTACGTGTTGCCGGCGCGGTAGTAGATGCTGGTGGAGACAACGAGCGTGAGCAGGATGTTCATCATCACGCCGGCCGATAAAATGAACACGCGGGCCGACGTGGACTTGTTCTCCACCCAGCGATCGGCCGGAACGGCCTTGGGGCCGAACGGGGCCATGGAGTTGGCATCCCACAACGCCGGTGCCACATCGGCTGGGCGTTCGATCGCGGCGGCGAGCGAGCCACGATCGGTGCCACCTTCGATCCCCGCCATGGACTCGTCATCCTGGCTGGCCATGCGCACAAATCCGCCGAGCGGAATCAGCGACACGCGGTAATCGGTTTCTCCGTGGCGCACGCCGAACAGCCGATTGCCCCACCCGAGCGAAAACACCGGCGCGTAGACGCCCGTCAGTTTCGCCGCAAGGAAGTGCCCGAGCTCGTGGACAAAAACGACCAGACCGAAGACGAGCAACGGTGCGATGTACGGCGTAATCGAGGACATCTGTGTCAGCACCCCACCTGGGCATTCACGTGGTCGCGCGCCGCCGCATCCGCTCGAAGCAGTTCCTCGAGGGACGCGCCCGGCGCGTCAGCAAACTCGTACAGCGCAGCCGACACGCGCTCGGCGATTCCCGAGAAGCTGAGTCGACCGGCCAAAAAATGTGCGACAGCGACCTCGTTGGCCGCATTGAACACCGCCGGCGCGGCCCCGCCACGCCGGCCGGCGTCGATTCCGAGCTGCAGCATAGGGAAATCCCTATACCTCACGGTTTCGAAGCTCAGGCTGCCAAGCGCGACAGGATCGAAGGATGGTACGCCGGAATCCGGAACGCGTTCCGGATACGTGAGGGCGTACAGGATGGGCAGTTCCATGGACGGGACGCCCATCTGGGCCAGCACGCTGCCGTCTACGAACTCCACAAACGAGTGGATGATGCTTTGCGGATGTACCACGACATCGATCTGGTCGTACGGCACGCCGAACAAATGGTGCGCCTCGATCACCTCGAGTGCCTTGTTCGCGAGGGTGGCGCTGTCGATGGTGATCTTGCTGCCCATCTGCCACGTCGGATGCTTGAGCGCGTCCGTGACCGTGGCGGCCGCGATGCGTTCGGCCGGCCACGTGCGAAATGGGCCTCCGGAGGCCGTGAGCACCAGTCGACGGACTTCGTGCGGCTGACGGCCCGCCAGACACTGCAGGATGGCCGAATGTTCGCTGTCGACCGGCACCAACTCGCCGCCATATCTGCGCGCGGTGTCCGTCACGATCGCGCCAGCCACGACCAGCGTCTCCTTGTTCGCCAGGGCGACCCGCTTCCCCATGCGAAGGGCAGCCAAGGTGGCGGGCAAACCAGCCGCGCCCACCACGGCATTGATCACGATCCGGGCATCGGGGTGCGTCGCCGCCGCCACGAGGCATTCCGCGCCAACCCCCCAGCCATCCGGCGCGTCCGTGTGCGGTTGCACCAGACCAACAAAGGCTGGCAGCCACGTCGCGACCTGCTCAGCGAGCGCGGCCATGTTGGCGTTGGCCGTAAGCGCCACCGGCACGAAGCGCTCACGCTGGCGGGCCAGCACCCGAAGCGCACTGGTCCCGATGGATCCGGTCGATCCGAGAATCGCGACGCCGGCCGGTGTCTCCCTCGTCGCCGCGGAACGGCCCTCGGGCATCATGCGCCGGGAGCCGGGAGCAATAGCGCGTAGTAGAGCGCGTACGTTACGGGCAGCACAAAAAACAGCGAGTCGAGGCGATCGAGCACGCCACCGTGGCCCGGGAACAGCGTACCGCTGTCCTTCACGCCGGCTTCGCGCTTGAGCAACGACTCCGTGAGATCTCCGATCTGCGCCGTCACGCTGATGCAGACGGCGAAGATAATCAGCCCGGTGGGACTGAAGGCAAGCTGCGCCTGCGGCTTGAGCAGGAAATGCACGAACGCGGCACAAGCGCCAACCGTGGCGATCACCGCACCGACGGCGCCGGAAACGGTCTTGGCCGGGCTCACCGACGGGATCAGCTTCGGACCACCGAAAACGCGACCCGTGAAGTACGCACCCGTGTCGCTGGCCCACGTGAGCACGACGGGCATGATCACCACGAGCGCACCCGCCGTGTCACCGACCGCGTAGCCGAAGTAGCGCAGTGCGTAGACATAACTCAGCGTGCCGCCAGTATACAGCGCGCCGAAGATTGTCGTGGCGGCGGCACCAAGTGGCTTGCCGCCGACGCCACGCATCCAGATCGACAGCGCCAACACGAACAGCGGCACGAGGATCCACACCACGAGCGGCACCGCAAACACGCCGAGATGCTGCGCGTGCACGGCGATCGGGATGAGCGCCGACAGCACGATGCCGACCACGCTCATCGGCGTGGTGCCTCCCTCACGGGCGATGCGATAGTACTCCCATGCCGCGACGCCAGAGAGCGCGCCGGCCAGGGTAGCGAGCGGCGCGCCGCCGAGCCAGATGATTCCGAGCGCGATCGGCGCTCCGATGAGGGCGACTACGGCGCGCCGGGCCAGTTCGTTCACGCGAGGGGGGTAGGGAACGCGTACCGGCGCATCAGGTACTGACGCGCCCATAGCGTCGATCACGACGCTGAAAATCGCCAATGGCTTCGTACAACGCCGAGCGTCCGAAGTCCGGCCACAGCACGGCGGAGATGTATAGTTCGGCGTAGGCGACCTGCCAGAGCAGGAAGTTCGAGAGCCGCTGTTCTCCCGACGTCCGGATCAGGAGATCAGGATCGGGACAGTCGGCCGTGAACAGGCGTGCGCGGAATTCTTCTTCAGTGATAGCGTCCGGCGAGAGCCGACCGGCCTGCACATCTTCCGCCATCAAACGCGCCGCGCGCACCAACTCGGCGCGACCGCCGTACGAAATGAACAGATTGAGACCCAGTCGTGTCCCGGTCTCGGTGATACGCATAACGCGCTCGACCGCGGCGGCGGCAGGACCACTCAGGCGATCGAGATCGCCATGAACACGAACGCGAACGCCCTGCTGGTGCAGGTCGTCCGCTTCGCGGGCAATGAACTCTTCCAGCAGCGACATGAGGGCCGAAACTTCCGTCTCCGGCCGCTGCCAATTCTCCTGCGAGAAGGCAAAGAGCGACAACCACTCGACACCTGCTTCGAGACATCCCTCGACCACCGCGCGCACCGCCTTCATCCCGGACCGATGGCCGAACGGCCGGGGCATGTGACGTTCACGCGCCCAGCGACCGTTGCCGTCCATGATGATCGCGATATGCCGCGGCACCGCGCCATGCACGCGAATGCGCGCCAGCAGATCGGTTTCGGTGTCAGCCATGATGGGCGGGGGCAAGGGGCATATCAGCGAGCGGTCCGCAGAGCGGCCTCAAACCTCCATGATCTCGGCTTCCTTCGTCTTCAGCAGCGTCTCAAGCTTGCCGATGCACTCGTCGTGCGCTTTCTGCAGGTCCTTCTCCGCATGCTTCTTGTCGTCTTCAGAGACGCCGTCAAGCTTCTTGACCTTGTCGCGGGCGTCGGTACGGGCATGACGGATTGCGATGCGGCCATCTTCCGCCAGCTTGCTCAGCACTTTGACCAGCTCCTTGCGGCGCTGTTCGTTCATCGAGGGCAATGGCACGCGAATCACGCCGCCTTGGTGCGCCGGATCGAGGCCAAGTTCGGACTCGCGAATCGCCTTCTCGATCACCTTCGCCTGGCCCTTATCGAACGGCGTGACGAGCAGGATACGCGGTTCGGGGGCGGACACCTGCGCCACCTGATTCAGTGGCACCAGCGAGCCGTAGGCCTCGACCTTGATGGTGTCCAACATGTTCGGCGACGCCTTGCCGGTGCGAATGCCGGCGAAGTCGCGCTTCGAGGCCTCGAGGGCCTTTTCCATCCCGCTCTTCGTGTCCTTCAGGATCTGCGCAATAGTGCTCATGAAACCAGTGTCCCCACGCGTTCGCCGTTGATGGCGCGTGCGATCGCGCCTGGCGTGTGAAGGTTCAGCACGATCAGCGGCAACTGATTCTCTTTGCACAGCGTGATGGCCGTCTGGTCCATGACGCGGAGCTCTTCGAGCATCACATCGCGATAACTGATCGACTCGTACATCGTGGCGTTCGGATCCTTCTTCGGGTCCGCCGAATACACGCCGTCGACGCTGGTGGCCTTGATGATGACATCCGCCTTCATCTGGATGGCCCGTAGCACCGCCGCCGTGTCCGTCGAAAAATACGGATTACCCGTGCCGGCGGCAAAGATGACCGTACGCCCCTTCTCGAAATGGCGCAGTGCGCGCCGGCGAATGTAGGGCTCGGCCAACTCTTCCATGCGGATCGCCGTCATGACGCGCGTGTCGAGCCCCTTTTTCTCGAGCACATCCTGCATGGCCATCGCATTGATGACCGTGCCGAGCATGCCCATGTAATCGGCGCCAACACGATCCATTCCCATCTGGGAGAGTTGCGTGCCGCGCACGATGTTGCCGCCTCCGATGACCAGACCGAGTTGCACGCCCATGCGCGCCACTTCAACGATCTGGTCCGCGAAGGATCCGATGCGTTCAAAATCGAAACCGACGCCGCGATCTCCGGCGAGTGCTTCACCGGAGAGCTTGAGCAGAATGCGCGTGTACTTCCTGTCCGCGGCGCCCACGGCGCTCACTCGGCGCCGAGCTGCAGGCGAGCGAAGCGATCGACCGTGATCGAACCACCCGCGCGCTCGGCGTGGTCCTTGACCAGCGCCGCGATGGTGATGGCCGGATCGCGCACCCAGGCCTGTGGAAGCAACGTCACGTCCTTGAGGAACGCTTCGATCTTGCCCGTCGCGATCTTCTCGATCATCGCTTCCGGCTTGCCCGTCTCACGCGCCTGCTCCTCGGCAATGCGCTTCTCGCTCTCGATCTTCTCGGCAGGTACCCCGTTGCGATCGACGGCGAGCGGTGCCGACGCCGCGATGTGCTCGGCGATGAACTTGACCAGCTGCAGCGTGGACTCGTGGGCCGCGACTTCCGGCGTCGAGGCCGTCACCTGGACGAGCGTGGCCAGCTTGCCATTGTGATGGCGGTACATGCCGACCACGCCATTCTCGCCGGCATCGAAGCGCGCGACGTGCTTGACATTTACGGCTTCGCCCGTCTTCGACGACGCGATCTTCACGAACTCGGCCACCGTCTGCGACGCATCAGCCGCGAACGGCTCGCTCAGGAAGGTTTCGACATCGGCCGCGGTGGAATGCACGCGCTGCGCAACGAGCTGCGCGACGACCTTGCCGAAATCTTCGTTGCGCGCGACAAAGTCCGTCTCGCACGCGACTTCGACGAGCACGCCGGAGCGGCCGTGGTTGAAGATCTCGCCGCCGATGATGCCTTCGCTCGTGGAGCGATCGGCACGCTTCTCGGCCTTTGCAATACCCTTCTTGCGGAGGTACTCGACGGAGGCGTCCATATCGCCGCCATTCTCCTCGAGCGCCTTCTTGCAATCCATCATGCCGGCGCCGGTGCGCTGGCGGAGTTCCGAAACAGCCTTCGCGGTGATCACCGTGGTCATCTTCGAGCCCTGTATATGCTGAGTGTCAGTATCTGCGATGCGATGGTACTGCGAACAATGCCGAGCTACTGCGTACGAACGCCGCCGGTGTTGAGCCGGCGGCGTCGCGGTGCTGCAGTGGAAGCCTGATCCGGCGGTCAGGAAACAGACCGACGGTTACTCCTGTCCGGCCGACTCCGCTCCCGCTTCTCCGGCGTCACCAGCGGCTTCCGGGGCGGCGCCTTCAGCGGCCGTTCCCTCGGTGCCCGGCTTCAACCGTGCGGCAATGGCTTCCGGCTTGGCGCGGCGACGGCGCGGACGATTACCGGCACCACCTCCCTGGCCGCCACCCTGTCCGCCCTGCCCACCACGATCTCCACCCTGGCCACCACGATCTCCGCCACGGCCACCACGCTCACCGCGACCCGCCGGCTCCGTACCACGGTCGCTCGAGAACGTGTAGCTCTCCTGCTCTTCGTCGCTCGGACGAGCCGGCGCCTCACGGCGCGCCTCGTCGATGGTATCAGCGATCACCTTCGCGATGAGCTCGACCGAGCGGATAGCGTCGTCGTTACCGGCGATCGGCACCGTGATCAGGTCGGGATCGGCATTGGTGTCCACGATGGCGACGATGGGCACGCCAAGCTTGTTGGCTTCGGAGACGGCAATGCGCTCCTTCTTCGAGTCGATGATGAACAGCAGCCCCGGGAGGCGGTTCATCGTCTTGATACCCGAGAGGTACTTGCCGAGCTTCTCGCGCTGACGCGACATGAGAAGCTGTTCCTTCTTCGTGTAGTTCGCGAGCGTTCCGTCTTCCGTGCCGGCCTCGAGGTCCTTGAGCTTCTTGACCTGCTTCTTGACCGTCTGGAAGTTCGTGAGCATGCCACCGAGCCAACGCTCAGTCACGAACATGCCACCGCAGCGCTCGGCCTCGGCCTTCACGATGGCGGCGAGCTGGCGCTTGGTGCAGACGAAGAGGACGTTCTCACCGCGCAACACGACCTCGCGGACGAGCTTCTGCGCCAGTTCGATCTGGCGGAGCGTCTTCTGCAGGTCGATGATGTGAATGCCATTGCGCTCGGCGAAAATGAACCGGCGCATCTTGGGGTTCCAACGACGGGTCTGGTGCCCGAAGTGAACGCCCGCGGCGAGCAGCTGCTCGAGGGACGGAGTCGTCATGTGAAGCGTGTTTTTAGGTTTTGGAATTCGTCCGCTGTCGTCACCGTCGGCTGCGACCGGCTCCAGAAGGAGCTCGGTACCCGCAGCCGACTCGGACAGCGTGAGAGATACGCAAGACGACGCGGCGAACCGCGTGGACTAGCGCTTGGAGAACTGGAACCGCTTACGGGCGCCAGCGCGGCCCGGCTTCTTACGCTCGACTTCACGCGCATCACGCGTCATGAGGCCGTATTCGCGAAGCTTCTTCTTGTTGCTCTCGTCGATCTTGACGAGGGCACGGGCGATCGCGAGACGCACGGCACCGGCCTGACCAGCCACGCCACCACCGTCGAGGACGGCCTTGATGTCGTACTTGCCAAGCGTGTCGGTCAGCGTGAACGGCTGCTGAATCGCGGAGACGAGCGTCGGACGCGGGAAGTATTCACCCAGCGTACGGCCGTTGACGTCCCACTTGCCCGAACCCGGCGTCATGTACATGCGGCACACCGCACGCTTCCGACGACCGATGGTTTGAATCTGCTCTGACATTACTTAGCCTCGGCGGAGGAGAACGAAAGCGCCGTCGGCGTCTGCGCGACGTGTGTATGCTCGGCACCCGCGAACACGCGCAACTTGCGACGCAGTACCTGACGGCCCAGCGCCGTCTTCGGGAGCATGCCGTACACGGCCTTCTCGATCACGCGCTCCGGATGCTTCGCCAACACCGAGGCAAAGGGCGTGTGCTTCTCGTGGCCCATGTAGCCGGTGTGGCTGAAGTAGGTCTTCTGCTCGGCCTTGCGGCCGGTCACCTGTACCTTCGACGCATTGATCACGATGACGAAGTCACCCGTGTCCATATGCGGCGTGTACATGGGCTTATGCTTGCCGCGGATGATCTTCGCGACTTCCGACGCGAGACGGCCCAGGACCATTCCTTCCGCGTCGACGATGTACCACCGACGGTCGATATCCTTCGGGGTCGCGCTGTAGGTCTTCATGCTAACGTGATCCGTGCGTGATTCGGAGACGCCACCAGAGGCGCTCAGAAAGAGATAAAGGAACTACGAAGGGAAAACAGGCACTGCTGATCGCACTACTGAACGCCAAATCGCCCGGAAAACGGGACAGACCCGTAGGTTACTCAGCTTTGAAGTCTGTGTCAATCCGAGGGTTGGGGGTCGTTTCGGCTTCGCTCCACCCGAATTCCAATGCTCGAGTTCGCTTGCCGGTTCGGTAGTCCAGCAGCCAGACTGTGCCTTGGCGGGCGACGAGCCCCCAATACCCCCCTCCAGGAGTGTGCATGTCGATGACATCGGAGTTCAAGGAATTCGCCATGAAAGGCAGCGTCATGGACCTGGCGATCGGCGTCGTCATCGGCGGCGCCTTCCAGAAGATCGTCGATAGCCTGGTCAACGACATCATCATGCCTATTGTGGGCCTGGCGACCGGCGGCGTCGACTTCTCCAACCGCTTCCTGGCGCTGCAAGGCGGCCCCTTCACCACTCTCGAGGAGGCCAAGAAGGCGGGCGTCGCCACCCTGAACTATGGCCTGTTCATCAACCAGATCCTGACGTTCGTGATCGTCGCCTTCACCCTGTTCATGGTGATCAAGGGCGTGAACCGGATGCGCCGGAACGCGCCGCCCGCTACGGTCTGATGCCCGATCGGGGCCGAT
Protein-coding regions in this window:
- the rpsI gene encoding 30S ribosomal protein S9, whose translation is MSEQIQTIGRRKRAVCRMYMTPGSGKWDVNGRTLGEYFPRPTLVSAIQQPFTLTDTLGKYDIKAVLDGGGVAGQAGAVRLAIARALVKIDESNKKKLREYGLMTRDAREVERKKPGRAGARKRFQFSKR
- the rpsB gene encoding 30S ribosomal protein S2 — translated: MTTPSLEQLLAAGVHFGHQTRRWNPKMRRFIFAERNGIHIIDLQKTLRQIELAQKLVREVVLRGENVLFVCTKRQLAAIVKAEAERCGGMFVTERWLGGMLTNFQTVKKQVKKLKDLEAGTEDGTLANYTKKEQLLMSRQREKLGKYLSGIKTMNRLPGLLFIIDSKKERIAVSEANKLGVPIVAIVDTNADPDLITVPIAGNDDAIRSVELIAKVIADTIDEARREAPARPSDEEQESYTFSSDRGTEPAGRGERGGRGGDRGGQGGDRGGQGGQGGGQGGGAGNRPRRRRAKPEAIAARLKPGTEGTAAEGAAPEAAGDAGEAGAESAGQE
- the rplM gene encoding 50S ribosomal protein L13, producing MKTYSATPKDIDRRWYIVDAEGMVLGRLASEVAKIIRGKHKPMYTPHMDTGDFVIVINASKVQVTGRKAEQKTYFSHTGYMGHEKHTPFASVLAKHPERVIEKAVYGMLPKTALGRQVLRRKLRVFAGAEHTHVAQTPTALSFSSAEAK